CTGCAGGACTCATCTCAGCCTTCCTGCAGGATCCATGTTTCTTCCGCAGGCAGactgggaaaaggaagaggaacaactcctctccctctctctagacCCTGGGCCTCTTCCGACAGCTTCTACCTCTTTTGCTTCCAAGTCACAAAAAAAGGTTACAGAGGAATCAGCTCAACAAGAAAATCTGAAGTAGCTGAGGTAGATTTTGCTCATGGTCTCCAGGTACTCGTCTCGcacctccttggaggaagagatgGGAGTGTCAGAGGTTGACAAAAtcatgcacgggatagagaaaggagagaaagaagtccttttctccctttctcacaaatcAAGAActgatgggcactccatgaaattgctgagcagtccggtgaaaacggataaaaggaggtacttcttcacccaaagggtgattaacatgtggaattcactgccacaggaggtggcggcggctgcaagcatagccagcttcaagaggggattgggtcaacatctggagcagaggtccatcagtggctgttagccacagtttatcgttggaactctctgtctagggcagtgatgctctgtattcttggtgcttgggggggcagggacagtgggagggcttctagtgtcttggtccccactgatggacccccaatggtgcctggtttttggcCTGGCTGTCCTTGGCAAGGCAGAGAggttccaccaagcttttgattgaggaaacttttgatttaatttcataagaacataagagaagccatgctggatcaggccaatggcccctccagtccagcactctgtgtcacattagaacataagagaagccctgttggatcaggccagtggcccctccagtccaacactctgtgtcacataagaacataagagaagccctgttggatcaggccaatggcccctccagtccaacactctgtgtcacataagaacataagagaagccctgttggatcaggccaatggcccctccagtccaacactctgtgtcacataagaacataagagaagccatgctggatcaggccaatggcccatccagtccaacactctgtgtcacataagaacataagagaagccatgctggatcaggccaatggcccatccagtccaacactctgtgtcacataagaacataagagaagccctgttggatcaggccaatggcccatccagtccaacactctgtgtcacataagaacataagagaagccatgctggatcaggccaatggcccatccagtccaacactctgtgtcacataagaacataagagaagccatgttggatcaggccaatggcccatccactccaaaactctgtgtcacataagaacataagagaagccatgttggatcaggccaatggcccctccatccactccaaaactctgtgtcacataagaacataagagaagccatgttggatcaggccaatggcccctccagtctgtgtcacataagaacataagagaagccctgttggatcaggccaatggcccctccagtccagcactctgtgtcacataagaacactctgtgtcacataagaacataagaggaggaggaggaggaggaggaggaggaggaggaggaggaggaggaggaggaggaggaggaggaggaggaggaggagaagaagaagaagaagaagaagaagaagaagaagaagaagaagaagaagaagaagaagaagaagaagaagaagaagaagaagaagaagaagaagaagaagaagaagaagaagaagaagaagaagaagaagaagaagaagaagaagaagaagaagaagaagaagaagatgatgatgatgatgatgatgatgatgatgatgatgatgatgatgatgatgatgatgatgatgatgatgatgatgatgatgatattggatttatatcccgccctccactccgaagagtctcagagcggctcacaatctcctttaccttcctcccccacaacagacaccctgtggggtgggtggggctggagagggctctcacagcagctgccctttcaaggacaactctgcgagagctatggctgacccaaggccattccagcaggtgcaagtggaggagtggggaatcaaacccggttctcccagataagagtccgcacacttaaccactacaccaaactggctctccaagccatgttggatcaggccaatggcccctccagtccaacactctgtgtctctctctctctcacacacacacacacacacatacacacactgtggctaatagccactgatggacctctgctccatatttttatccaatcccctcttgaagctgtctatgcttgtagccgcaaacacctcctgtggcagcgaattccacatttcaacccgttggttctgctccaaccttccggggccacagaaaacaattccacaccatcctctactcggggtggccaacggtagctcttcagatgttttttgcctacagctcccatcagccccagccatcagccagtctctatgacagcccttcaaggacctgaagatggtgatcctatcagctctcagccgcctccgctccaggctgaacatccccagctccttcagcctttcctcataggactcggtctccagacccctccccatctttgtcgccctcctctggctcactacccccccccccagggctctGCCCTACAACTGCCCTCCTAGAGGAGAAGGGCCCCACATGAGACCTCGAGAGAGAGGGAAGGGTCTCATGATCACGAGAGGGCGCACCTGACCCATCGTCGCAGCCTGCCCTCGGAGGCAATGAGAAGGAGGTTCCTCTGCCACAGGCCACTCCCCCCGGAGAGAGACACCAGCCAATCCTGCGAGAGGGGGGCTTCCCATTGGCTCACCTTGGCCTTCAGCTTGTCTAGGACGTCGGCCACGTCAGCGCAGGCCATGGTCTCCCGGAAGGCCTGCTCCTTCACCGCGTTGATCTTGTTGTTCAGCTCGTGCAGCTGCTCCAGGAAGCCCTGCTCGGTCACCGGCGTCTCCAGGATGGTGCTGGAGGGGAGGAAGACGGGGCTGAGCCGCTGGAGCCCACCGGAGCCAAGAGGACAAGCGCAGCCCCCGGCCCGGCCCCTCGCCCCTCCCGACTCCCAGGAAGGGTCTCAATATGAAACCGGgtggccaaatccaggttgggagatccccagagcaggggtggccaaagtgtggctcttttcacacacatcatgtgagagccagtttggtgtagtggttaagtgtgcggactcttttctgggagaatcgggtttgattccccactcctccacttgcagctgctggaatggcctttggtcaaccatagctctcttatctgggagaacccggtttgattccccactcctccgcttgcacctgctggaaagacccaaggcccttccagcaggtgcaagtggaggaggggggaatcaaacccggttctcccagataagagagctatggctgacccaaggcccttccagcaggtgcaagtggaggaggggggaatcaaacccggttctcccagataagagagctctggctgacccaaggccattccagcagctgcaagtggaggaggggggaatcaaacccggttctcccagataagagagctctggctgacccaaggccattccagcagctgcaagtggaggaggggggaatcaaacccggctctcccagataagagagctatggctgacccaaggacattccagcagctgcaagtggaggagtggggaatccaacccagttctcccagataagagagctctggctgacccaaggccattccagcagctgcaggtggaggagtggggaatccaacctggttctcccagataagagagctatggatgtATGGATGTGCTTGCAAAGGAACTGGATGTTCTCCATCCCCGCGGATTTATTTAGATTTCTTTATTGGAGTAAAGGTGTTTGCAATTttctcaataaaattgtttgatttGCATAGTAATTTAATTCacactttttcttttccttcatatctggaggctggcaacactgacACAAGGACTCCGGTCTGGCTCTCTGCCAAGCCaaactcccctccctctctcaactCTCccctgccattccccccccccccccaatgagacATGGGAACCTTTCACGGCATTTCTACCACACTTTTGACATTTTTCAAGCACTTCGGGAAAGGAGCACAAAACCAGAACATACAACAACCCTACAAAGCAGGCCGGTGGCATCATCCTCATTCAGAGGCAGAGGGAGGAGACTCATCTCCTGGAGGAGaggccaaaatgtggctcaggagccacgtgtggctctttcgcatATATTGTGccgctctcaaagcccccaacgccccactggccagcttggagaaggcaggtctctctttcaatcactttgccaagccaagccagcaagtttgctttctttccacctctccctccccatctattttccatccttccttccatccttccttccttccatcccttcttccttcctttcttccttcctccttccttccttcctccccttctccctccctccccatctattttccttccttcctccctcccgtctttccttccatccttccttttctccttcctccctccccctctccctccctcccccatctattttccttccttccttcctccttccatttttcctttcttccttccttgctccctctctgtccctccatctattttccttccttccttccttcctttccttccttccttcctccttcccctatctattttccttccttcctccctcctttccttccttccttcctctccctcccccatctattttccttccttcctccctccctctcccatctattttccttccttctttccttcctccttcctttctttccttccttcctccctccacctctccctccttcccccatctattttccttccttcctcctttccttcctccctcctttccttcctccctcctttccttccttccttccttcctccctccccatctattttccttccttcctccctcactcccccatctattttccttccttcctccttccttcctcctttccttcctccctcctttccttccttccttcctccccatctattttccttcctccctccttccttccttccttccttccttccttccttccttccttccttccttccttccttccttccttcctcacacacctgacatttatcctaggcggctcttacattaagcaagatcTGAGCCAGCCGCTCTCCTGAAGCTTGCAAGCTGTGGAGGAGGCTGCCGACTGACTTGGGAGTCTGCTCTTGAGCCGAAGGACGCCATCAATTCCCTCCTTGGCTTTctgggctcctccccctccagcccGCCCCCCCCGGGCCCCACCCACCTGATCATGAGATTGGGCACCACCAGCTCGTCCACCAGCTGGGAGAGGCGGCCCCGGACGGCCTGGCGGTTGCGCAGCCGGACGTTCATGGCCACCGACTGCTCCTGCAGCGTCTGGATCTCGCAGCTGATGCTGCTCAGGTCTGACTGGAAGGAGCTCAGCATGGCCTCCATGCGCTGCACAGAAAGAGGcagctggagagcaggggagtGGCCAGGAAACCCACCCAGGAGGGACCTCCAAGCACTACGGGCGCACTCACCTCCAGGACGGCGTCGCAGGCCGTGATCTGGGTGTGCAAAGAGGCAATGTTCTTGCTCTCCTTGATGTCTGGATAAGGCCGCTAAGGAGAAGCGCTGCTGGGGAGGAGTGCAGAGggacgcctccccccccccggcacagaGAGGATGGGCCCCACCCAAACCACACGCCATGGGGAGACCCAGGCCGAGGCTGAGCTCCTGGACAAATAACGCGAGgaggtgatggtgatgatattggatttataccccacacttcactcTTCATCGCAGAGTGTCAGAGTGtcagggaagggagattgtaggccactctgatactctgtccttaaaagggcagcttctgggagagctctctcagccccacccacttcacagggtgtctgttgtgggggaggaagggaaaggagattgtaggccgctctgagcctctgtctttgaaagggcagcttctggagagttctctccagccccacccaccgcacagggtgcctgttgtgggggaggaaggtaagggagattgtaggccactctgagactctgtccttgaaagggcaactgctgggagagctctctcagccccagccacctcacagggtgtctgttgtgggggaggaagggaaaggagattgtaggccactctgagactctgtccttgaaagggcagctgctgtgagagccctctcagccccagccacctcacagggtgtctgttgtgggggaggaattaaaaggagattgtgagccactctgagattcgcagtggagggtggggtagaaatccagtatcatcatcaccataaacaaaaaaacctggtCATGAGCCCTACCAAACCTGAAACCCTGGCTGTGgcctgggggggggagagtgtctGGTTTGGCAGacagtgacacacacacacccctcttggCGTGGCTTCTGGACAAAGCAGCTCCTCACCCAAAGCcgattccctccttcccccctcctgcctCCTCAGCTGCGAAGGATACAGTCCTTGATGGAGGCGTTCTCGATCTGCTGCAGCTCCAGCTCCACCTGCTTGGAGTACTGCCTGAGGTCCACCCCCTGCAAGACCAAAGGGAGGGCGGTCACCGTGGCCCCAGCCAAGCAGCCCCGCTCCCTCCACCCGCCCCGTAGATCCCCTTGGTGCTCACCGTCTTCAAGGCTTCTTGCACCAGCGCGTCTTCCAGGTTGGCTTGGATGTGGACTGAAAGAGATAATGAATGATTGATaacgatgcggtggctaaaaaggccaatgcgatttcgggctgtatccacagaagcacagtgtccagatcgcgtgatgtgatggtatcgctttactctgctctggtaagacctcacctggagtcttgtgctcagttttgggcaccacattttaagaaggatatagacaagctggaacgggtccagaggagggtgacgaagatggtgaggggtctggagaccaagtcctctgaggaaaggttgaaggagctggggatgtttagcctggagaggaggcggctgagaggtgataggatcaccatcttcaagtacttgaaaggctgtcctatagagcaggcgtggccaatggtagctctccagatgtttttttgcctacaactctcatcagccccagccattggccatgctggagccgggagactttgggggcggagccgggagactttggggcggagccgggagactttgttggcggagccaggagactcataagaacttcagaaaaAGTAACTTCAAAATTAGTAGTATCGTGACACGATTCCGGTAAAGTCATGTTTCGATGGCAACTCTTCTTCTGACAAAAATTACTCTTTCTGAAACCTCAACTCAATACATTCAAAATGCATGTCAGTATCCAAGGTAGCAGTTCTCTTAAGCGGCCATAGCCGCAAATAGTAATTCAAACCTGGAGCCAGGGCTCAGAAActacataagaacagccatgttggatcaggccaatggcccatccagtccaacactctgtgtcacataagaacataagagaagccctgttggatcaggccagtggcccatccagtccaacactctgtgtcacataagaacataagagaagccctgttggatcaggccaatggcccatccagtccaacactctgtgtcacataagaacataagagaagccctgttggatcaggccagtggcccatccagtccaacactctgtgtcacataagaacataagagaagccctgttggatcaggccaatggcccatccagtccaacactctgtgtcacataagaacataagagaagccctgttggatcaggccaatggcccatccagtccaacactctgtgtcacacagtggccaatatacacacacacacacacactgtggctaatagccactgatggacctgtgctccatatttttatccaatcccctctcgaaggtggct
This portion of the Heteronotia binoei isolate CCM8104 ecotype False Entrance Well unplaced genomic scaffold, APGP_CSIRO_Hbin_v1 ptg001774l, whole genome shotgun sequence genome encodes:
- the LOC132565870 gene encoding vacuolar protein sorting-associated protein 52 homolog, with the protein product MAAASPLAAALTGKGSRPAPQSSYTSHPLKDNFRPSGTNLRLFRFRLVGTSAFQSEVPFRELPDVVEDEGTGDGAMMAAAGPEEERRRQQLRPNEMEDEEVAAGGAGHGEETLQLNLGDLDLTSEEFILDEVDIHIQANLEDALVQEALKTGVDLRQYSKQVELELQQIENASIKDYIKESKNIASLHTQITACDAVLERMEAMLSSFQSDLSSISCEIQTLQEQSVAMNVRLRNRQAVRGRLSQLVDELVVPNLMISTILETPVTEQGFLEQLHELNNKINAVKEQAFRETMACADVADVLDKLKAKVSQWEAPLSQDWLVSLSGGSGLWQRNLLLIASEGRLRRWV